The Miscanthus floridulus cultivar M001 chromosome 17, ASM1932011v1, whole genome shotgun sequence genome has a window encoding:
- the LOC136516734 gene encoding transcription factor PCF8-like isoform X2, with the protein MISGNLTNEELGTGCTKAEGTAAGAGAVVAKSPVLSSSRHWPPSTESRIVRVSRVFGGKDRHSKVRTVKGLRDRRVRLSVPTAIQLYDLQERLGLSQPSKVVDWLLDAAQHEIDKLPPLQFPPQAHDLVAHLPPSMVAPFSNVAAAADRAATANASAAAMADGDKRHCHGGGIKGLMGINNSIGLVNATMPLAHGLYYTPAGESWTTNGNNAAVHDHQLVFYSPEGGGFAMKEATDHQFPVDSLEHSQGQLSLSSARSFLHPGNQG; encoded by the exons ATGATAAGCGGCAACCTCACCAATGAAGAGCTGGGGACCGGATGCACCAAGGCCGAGGGgacggccgccggcgccggcgctgtcGTCGCGAAGAGTCCCGTGCTGTCGAGCTCTCGGCACTGGCCGCCGTCGACGGAGTCGAGGATCGTGCGCGTGTCGCGGGTCTTCGGCGGCAAGGACCGGCACAGCAAGGTAAGGACGGTCAAGGGGCTGCGCGACCGGCGCGTGCGGCTGTCCGTGCCGACGGCGATCCAGCTCTACGACCTCCAGGAACGGCTGGGCCTCAGCCAGCCGAGCAAGGTGGTGGACTGGCTGCTGGACGCCGCGCAGCACGAGATCGACAAGCTGCCCCCGCTCCAGTTCCCGCCGCAAGCGCATGACCTCGTCGCCCATCTGCCGCCGTCCATGGTGGCGCCCTTCTCCAACGTTGCAGCCGCCGCCGACCGGGCCGCCACCGCGAACGCTTCCGCGGCGGCGATGGCCGACGGCGACAAACGCCACTGCCACGGCGGCGGCATCAAAGGGCTCATGGGCATCAACAATTCCATCGGCCTCGTCAACGCCACCATGCCGCTGGCTCACGGCTTGTACTACACGCCCGCGGGTGAGTCTTGGACGACCAATGGCAATAATGCCGCCGTCCATGATCATCAG CTCGTCTTCTACTCACCGGAAGGCGGCGGCTTCGCCATGAAAGAAGCCACCGATCATCAGTTCCCTGTAGATAGCCTCGAACATTCGCAAGGCCAGCTCTCACTGAGCTCAGCTAGAAGCTTCCTTCACCCCGGCAACCAGGGATGA
- the LOC136516734 gene encoding transcription factor TCP24-like isoform X1, with protein MISGNLTNEELGTGCTKAEGTAAGAGAVVAKSPVLSSSRHWPPSTESRIVRVSRVFGGKDRHSKVRTVKGLRDRRVRLSVPTAIQLYDLQERLGLSQPSKVVDWLLDAAQHEIDKLPPLQFPPQAHDLVAHLPPSMVAPFSNVAAAADRAATANASAAAMADGDKRHCHGGGIKGLMGINNSIGLVNATMPLAHGLYYTPAGESWTTNGNNAAVHDHQVSHGTSPQTVAHHSPFSSLLSLAAPGPQLVFYSPEGGGFAMKEATDHQFPVDSLEHSQGQLSLSSARSFLHPGNQG; from the coding sequence ATGATAAGCGGCAACCTCACCAATGAAGAGCTGGGGACCGGATGCACCAAGGCCGAGGGgacggccgccggcgccggcgctgtcGTCGCGAAGAGTCCCGTGCTGTCGAGCTCTCGGCACTGGCCGCCGTCGACGGAGTCGAGGATCGTGCGCGTGTCGCGGGTCTTCGGCGGCAAGGACCGGCACAGCAAGGTAAGGACGGTCAAGGGGCTGCGCGACCGGCGCGTGCGGCTGTCCGTGCCGACGGCGATCCAGCTCTACGACCTCCAGGAACGGCTGGGCCTCAGCCAGCCGAGCAAGGTGGTGGACTGGCTGCTGGACGCCGCGCAGCACGAGATCGACAAGCTGCCCCCGCTCCAGTTCCCGCCGCAAGCGCATGACCTCGTCGCCCATCTGCCGCCGTCCATGGTGGCGCCCTTCTCCAACGTTGCAGCCGCCGCCGACCGGGCCGCCACCGCGAACGCTTCCGCGGCGGCGATGGCCGACGGCGACAAACGCCACTGCCACGGCGGCGGCATCAAAGGGCTCATGGGCATCAACAATTCCATCGGCCTCGTCAACGCCACCATGCCGCTGGCTCACGGCTTGTACTACACGCCCGCGGGTGAGTCTTGGACGACCAATGGCAATAATGCCGCCGTCCATGATCATCAGGTGAGCCACGGCACTTCGCCTCAGACAGTGGCTCACCACTCGCCGTTCTCATCTCTGCTGTCTCTTGCTGCTCCGGGGCCTCAGCTCGTCTTCTACTCACCGGAAGGCGGCGGCTTCGCCATGAAAGAAGCCACCGATCATCAGTTCCCTGTAGATAGCCTCGAACATTCGCAAGGCCAGCTCTCACTGAGCTCAGCTAGAAGCTTCCTTCACCCCGGCAACCAGGGATGA